From a region of the Methanosarcinales archaeon genome:
- a CDS encoding P-II family nitrogen regulator yields the protein MKMVVAIIRTEKLHEVMDSLEAAGIKSLTASSVKGRGTQKGITQQWRGREYTVDLLEKTKLEIVVTDDLVDATINAIKGSATTGNIGDGKIFVQNVETAIRIRTGTTGDTAI from the coding sequence ATGAAAATGGTAGTTGCGATAATAAGGACCGAAAAACTTCATGAAGTAATGGATTCACTGGAAGCTGCAGGGATTAAATCCCTTACAGCCTCCAGTGTAAAGGGTCGGGGAACCCAGAAAGGCATCACACAGCAGTGGAGGGGGCGCGAATATACTGTAGATCTGCTGGAAAAAACAAAACTGGAGATAGTGGTCACGGATGACCTTGTTGATGCTACCATAAATGCTATAAAGGGATCAGCCACGACTGGTAATATTGGGGATGGGAAGATTTTTGTCCAAAATGTGGAGACTGCTATTAGGATACGAACGGGTACAACTGGCGATACAGCCATTTAA
- a CDS encoding lysine--tRNA ligase, protein MAETIHWADVVASEALKKGNKHTVASGITPSGNIHIGNMREVVTADAAYRALLDAGSDVKLLYIADTYDPLRKVYPFLDDSFEAHVGKPLSEIPCPCGNHPNYAQHFLEPFFRSLDQLGIKPAVHRADELYKAGAYVEAIKIALVKRDEIARIIEEVSQRTLEPDWNPFNPICNECGRLTTTKVTGFDLESETIDYTCSCGSSGTVSMRGGGKLTWRVDWPARWPILGVTVEPFGKDHASAGGSYDTGKRISSEIFEYPAPHPIVYEWINLKGKGAMSSSTGVTVTISDMLDVVPPEVLRYLIIRSKPEKHIEFDPGLPLLNLIDEYDNLDESIDKRAYQLSHAGSEEGAKIPFRHMVTAVQIADHSFDYLLTVLERGGYDVSNYENIRKRADNVEKWLETFAPAMVKFEIQKTLPPETRNFNDQQRHALKVLVERMPGFNDGQAIHEGIYAIAKELEMNPKKLFQTIYQSILGTKSGPRLGYFLVSLERDFLVERFKAACEI, encoded by the coding sequence ATGGCAGAGACAATACACTGGGCAGATGTGGTTGCCAGCGAAGCATTGAAAAAAGGTAATAAGCATACAGTAGCTTCAGGCATAACACCTTCAGGAAATATCCATATCGGCAACATGCGTGAAGTAGTTACTGCCGATGCAGCATACAGGGCACTGCTTGATGCGGGTTCTGATGTAAAATTACTATATATAGCAGATACCTACGACCCCTTACGCAAGGTATACCCATTTTTAGATGATAGTTTTGAAGCACACGTGGGCAAGCCCTTATCAGAGATCCCCTGTCCCTGTGGCAACCATCCAAATTACGCGCAACATTTCCTTGAACCATTCTTTAGATCGCTGGACCAACTTGGGATAAAACCTGCAGTCCACAGGGCTGATGAGCTCTACAAAGCAGGGGCTTATGTGGAGGCTATCAAGATTGCACTGGTAAAAAGAGATGAAATCGCTCGGATTATTGAAGAAGTGTCGCAACGAACACTTGAACCTGACTGGAACCCTTTCAATCCCATATGTAATGAATGCGGCAGACTGACCACGACTAAAGTCACCGGGTTTGATCTGGAATCAGAAACAATAGATTACACCTGTTCATGCGGCTCATCCGGAACTGTATCCATGCGAGGAGGGGGAAAACTTACCTGGCGGGTTGACTGGCCCGCAAGATGGCCTATTCTGGGTGTAACAGTCGAACCCTTTGGCAAGGACCATGCGTCAGCGGGTGGTTCCTATGATACTGGCAAGCGTATATCAAGTGAAATTTTCGAATATCCTGCACCCCACCCCATTGTCTACGAATGGATCAACCTGAAAGGGAAAGGTGCCATGTCCTCATCCACAGGAGTTACCGTGACTATCAGCGATATGCTGGATGTAGTGCCTCCTGAGGTGCTGAGATACCTGATCATCAGAAGCAAACCTGAGAAACATATTGAGTTCGACCCGGGTCTGCCTTTATTGAACCTGATCGATGAATATGACAACCTGGATGAGAGTATCGATAAAAGGGCCTACCAGCTTTCCCACGCAGGAAGTGAGGAGGGTGCCAAAATACCATTCAGGCACATGGTCACTGCGGTCCAGATTGCTGATCACAGTTTTGATTACCTTCTGACAGTACTTGAGCGGGGAGGGTATGACGTTTCTAATTACGAAAATATTCGCAAGAGAGCAGATAATGTAGAAAAATGGCTGGAGACTTTTGCTCCTGCTATGGTGAAATTCGAGATCCAGAAGACCCTGCCGCCAGAAACCAGGAACTTCAACGACCAGCAGCGCCATGCTTTAAAAGTGTTAGTGGAACGCATGCCTGGATTTAATGACGGTCAGGCCATCCATGAAGGGATTTATGCTATAGCCAAGGAACTGGAAATGAATCCTAAGAAACTGTTCCAGACAATCTACCAGTCCATTCTGGGGACAAAGAGCGGGCCCAGGCTGGGGTACTTCTTAGTGTCGTTGGAAAGGGATTTCCTGGTTGAGCGGTTCAAGGCTGCTTGTGAAATATAA
- a CDS encoding type IV pilin N-terminal domain-containing protein codes for MKANRKFMDEEAVSPVIGVILMVAITVILAAVIAAFVFGMSGSLKNTYTVAVTASQTNSSNIDITYQGGQDHESLAYLTYSVAGKTPYQNSSNLYVGYTQQDDNGTTARDHVVVAGTFVDGTSQVILDTYV; via the coding sequence ATGAAAGCAAATAGAAAGTTTATGGACGAAGAAGCTGTATCACCGGTTATTGGAGTTATCCTTATGGTTGCCATTACAGTTATTCTGGCAGCAGTCATTGCAGCCTTCGTCTTTGGTATGAGCGGATCATTGAAGAATACTTATACTGTGGCAGTAACGGCTTCACAAACAAATTCAAGTAATATCGATATAACTTATCAAGGTGGACAGGATCATGAGTCTTTAGCATATTTAACCTATTCAGTAGCAGGTAAGACACCATATCAAAATTCATCAAATTTATATGTTGGATATACTCAACAGGATGATAATGGAACAACCGCTCGGGACCATGTAGTAGTAGCAGGCACATTTGTTGACGGTACCAGTCAAGTTATCTTAGACACCTATGTGTGA